From a region of the Tepidisphaeraceae bacterium genome:
- a CDS encoding LacI family DNA-binding transcriptional regulator: MPQATVGRARPQVRSRLSSGSTGKTTIKSIASSLGLAPSTVSMALQRHPEISVKTQTLVHATAREMNYSSNGIARAMVTGKTQVIGVLLGQGIHDYVGKMLGGILAEANDAEHFIKVFGECEADRLEQAMRQCLNQRVDAMICHHLGQQKTEYIQKELLQHDVPVVALEGCKGPLGGRVDTDNKGGVAQAVQHLAELGHRRIGCIARLSTTSMADRTQGFRDAIHRYGLEWDENLLVPGGSTDEETERDIAELLTRPDRPTGVFVMNDAQALLVQRIARAVGLRLPMDLSIVGFGNLPIAEWGDPRLTTVAQPWDQLGRQAVQLALEAIRLAPPERHSWRAERILPTTLVIRNSTAPCPRG; encoded by the coding sequence ATGCCGCAAGCTACCGTCGGGCGCGCTCGGCCGCAGGTGCGGTCGCGGCTGTCGTCGGGTTCGACGGGCAAGACCACCATTAAGTCGATCGCCAGCTCGCTCGGCCTCGCGCCCTCCACGGTCTCGATGGCGCTGCAGCGGCACCCCGAGATCAGCGTGAAGACCCAGACCTTGGTCCACGCGACGGCCCGGGAGATGAACTACTCGTCCAACGGCATCGCGCGAGCCATGGTGACCGGCAAGACGCAGGTAATCGGCGTCCTGCTCGGCCAGGGGATTCACGATTACGTGGGCAAGATGCTCGGCGGCATCCTGGCCGAGGCCAACGACGCCGAGCATTTCATCAAGGTGTTCGGCGAGTGCGAGGCGGACCGCCTCGAGCAGGCGATGCGGCAGTGCCTCAATCAGCGCGTCGATGCCATGATCTGTCACCACCTCGGCCAACAGAAGACCGAGTACATCCAGAAGGAACTGCTTCAGCACGACGTGCCCGTGGTGGCCCTGGAGGGATGCAAGGGGCCGCTGGGCGGGCGGGTCGACACCGACAATAAGGGCGGCGTCGCACAGGCGGTTCAGCACCTGGCCGAACTCGGTCATCGGCGGATCGGTTGCATCGCGCGGCTCAGCACCACGTCGATGGCCGACCGCACCCAGGGGTTTCGAGACGCCATCCATCGATATGGGCTGGAGTGGGACGAGAACCTTCTGGTTCCCGGCGGGTCGACCGACGAGGAGACCGAGCGCGACATCGCCGAGCTCCTCACGAGGCCGGATCGTCCGACCGGAGTTTTCGTGATGAACGACGCCCAGGCGTTGCTCGTCCAGCGCATCGCCCGCGCTGTCGGCCTGCGCTTGCCGATGGATCTGTCGATCGTAGGTTTCGGAAACCTGCCGATCGCGGAGTGGGGCGATCCGCGGCTGACGACCGTCGCGCAGCCCTGGGACCAGCTCGGCCGCCAGGCCGTGCAACTGGCCCTGGAGGCGATTCGCCTGGCCCCGCCCGAGCGGCACAGCTGGCGGGCCGAACGCATTTTGCCGACGACCCTGGTCATCCGAAATTCCACCGCGCCCTGCCCGCGGGGGTGA
- a CDS encoding glycoside hydrolase family protein, producing MAASTLSNPVRSIGPSPFMSRLQPSPRDGGFRMEGYWVWCGSVVSGEDGRFHMFASRWPKSYAFSPHWLFHCEVVRASSDTPEGPYTFEEIVLPRRGPAYFDGMNTHNPSIYFWEGTYYLYYFGTTYPEAPPVPGEAVSNDRALATWNRKRIGLATSKSVFGPWHRLDRPLMEPRVDKWDCTITTNPTVAILADGTTYMIYKSRCGDTAPLRLGTARAPNPAGPFERLTDEPLFQFDDPNIQLEDPCLWYDGSMFNALVKDHACKGCAGVTGEYGAGVHVISEDCVHWEVVGKAYSRQVRWDDGTTTIQANLERANLLMQGGKPTHLFCATGKGDRPWQFTTTWNMCLPLI from the coding sequence ATGGCAGCGTCTACCCTCTCCAATCCGGTCCGGTCGATTGGTCCATCCCCGTTCATGAGCCGCCTGCAACCGTCGCCGCGGGACGGTGGATTTCGGATGGAAGGGTATTGGGTCTGGTGCGGATCGGTCGTATCAGGGGAGGACGGCCGCTTCCACATGTTCGCGTCCCGGTGGCCCAAGTCTTACGCGTTCAGCCCCCACTGGTTGTTCCATTGCGAGGTGGTACGCGCCTCAAGCGACACGCCCGAGGGTCCGTACACGTTTGAAGAGATCGTCCTGCCTCGCCGTGGACCGGCGTACTTCGACGGCATGAACACCCACAATCCGTCGATCTACTTCTGGGAGGGAACCTACTACCTCTACTACTTCGGCACCACCTACCCCGAAGCGCCGCCGGTCCCCGGTGAAGCGGTGTCCAACGACCGCGCGCTGGCCACGTGGAACCGCAAGCGTATCGGCTTGGCGACCAGCAAGAGCGTGTTCGGCCCGTGGCACCGTTTAGACCGGCCCCTGATGGAACCGCGGGTGGACAAGTGGGACTGCACGATCACCACGAACCCGACCGTCGCCATTCTGGCCGACGGAACGACCTACATGATCTACAAGAGCCGCTGCGGCGACACCGCACCGCTTCGGCTGGGCACCGCGCGGGCGCCCAACCCCGCCGGGCCGTTCGAGCGGCTGACGGACGAACCGCTGTTTCAGTTCGATGATCCGAACATTCAGCTCGAAGACCCGTGCCTCTGGTACGACGGGTCGATGTTCAACGCGCTGGTAAAGGACCATGCTTGCAAGGGCTGCGCCGGCGTGACGGGGGAGTACGGCGCGGGGGTACACGTCATCAGTGAGGACTGCGTTCACTGGGAGGTCGTCGGCAAGGCGTACAGTCGCCAGGTGCGGTGGGACGATGGCACCACCACCATTCAGGCCAACCTGGAGCGTGCCAATCTCCTGATGCAGGGCGGCAAGCCAACTCACCTGTTCTGCGCGACCGGCAAGGGGGACAGGCCCTGGCAATTCACCACGACGTGGAACATGTGCCTGCCGCTCATCTGA
- a CDS encoding PEP-CTERM sorting domain-containing protein: MLRPRLFVLRCVLALSAIGGTSNALAAEVPLNLLFFGNSFSQGGGTQVVPNKVGQLAAADGHAAPNIIADLLGGADLDYHIGQVANFPANNVNHASISGKTWNFVIQQGYSTEATHMGAPGGPVGPADFIGDALTLHNAVKNHASGRGAGVRSVLYQTWARSPNHSYYPTEFANPAAMQQEVRTNYRIAADGINDSAGPGSARIATVGDAFEAMDFSDGLLYGSDDYHASSSGYLLASMVLYRTIYSEDVTDISWSSASGWANVSQSTWNQLAAVADALPLASVPEPTSIALIAMGAAAALTRRTKRCG, encoded by the coding sequence ATGTTGCGCCCCCGTTTGTTCGTATTACGGTGTGTTCTTGCTCTGTCGGCCATCGGGGGTACATCGAACGCGCTGGCGGCCGAGGTGCCGCTGAACCTGTTGTTTTTTGGCAACAGCTTCTCGCAGGGCGGTGGGACACAAGTCGTGCCGAACAAGGTCGGGCAGCTGGCTGCGGCCGATGGACATGCCGCGCCGAACATCATCGCCGACCTCTTGGGTGGCGCCGATCTGGACTACCACATCGGCCAAGTCGCCAATTTTCCGGCCAACAACGTCAACCACGCCTCAATCTCAGGGAAGACTTGGAACTTTGTAATCCAGCAAGGGTACAGCACCGAAGCCACTCACATGGGGGCGCCTGGTGGTCCCGTGGGGCCAGCCGACTTTATCGGCGACGCGCTGACGTTGCACAACGCGGTGAAGAACCACGCCTCGGGCCGGGGGGCGGGCGTTCGGTCGGTCCTCTACCAGACGTGGGCGCGGTCGCCCAATCACTCGTATTACCCGACCGAATTCGCGAATCCCGCCGCCATGCAGCAGGAGGTGCGCACGAACTACCGGATCGCCGCCGATGGCATCAACGACTCGGCCGGCCCTGGTTCGGCGCGCATCGCAACGGTGGGCGATGCGTTCGAGGCGATGGACTTCTCGGACGGGTTGCTCTACGGCAGCGACGACTACCATGCCAGCAGCAGCGGCTACCTGCTGGCGAGCATGGTGCTCTACCGCACGATCTACAGCGAGGACGTGACCGACATCAGCTGGAGCAGCGCCAGCGGTTGGGCGAACGTCAGCCAGTCCACGTGGAACCAGCTGGCCGCCGTGGCGGATGCCCTGCCGTTGGCGTCGGTCCCCGAGCCTACGTCGATCGCACTCATCGCGATGGGCGCCGCAGCGGCCTTGACCCGTCGCACGAAGCGCTGCGGTTGA
- a CDS encoding PEP-CTERM sorting domain-containing protein — protein sequence MAVLAMTASAEAVVLIDFGHQDTQTASEELTGPVRYWNNVHNSGNATTNQPYGATPALSLINTDQTDSGIDLKISNTATGGNNLNRGFDSQNINGLNPTAGNALARGYATTATQDSLFGYTISSASFAHPTGNVTLTLSGLQAGEVYNFFGFAARNGVTDNREVLYSFQGAGAPVNVEYQTASNTAGNTFASGDVVADLNGVIALTVSPGNDNNNSNRFTYLGVLEIVPQATVPEPATATLLAMGGLAMLARRRK from the coding sequence TTGGCCGTATTGGCAATGACCGCGTCGGCAGAAGCGGTCGTCTTGATCGACTTTGGGCACCAGGATACTCAGACGGCCAGCGAGGAACTGACCGGTCCGGTTCGATACTGGAACAACGTCCATAACAGTGGCAACGCAACTACGAACCAGCCATACGGCGCGACCCCGGCCCTGTCGCTGATCAACACCGATCAAACAGATTCGGGCATCGATCTGAAGATCTCCAACACCGCGACGGGTGGAAACAATCTAAACAGGGGTTTCGATAGCCAGAATATCAACGGTCTGAACCCCACGGCCGGCAATGCGTTGGCTCGTGGATATGCCACTACTGCGACTCAGGACAGCCTGTTCGGTTACACGATTTCTAGTGCCTCATTCGCCCACCCCACTGGAAACGTCACGCTTACGCTTTCAGGCCTTCAAGCGGGCGAGGTTTACAACTTCTTCGGCTTTGCGGCCCGCAATGGCGTGACGGACAATCGGGAAGTGCTGTACTCCTTCCAGGGTGCCGGGGCTCCGGTCAACGTCGAGTATCAGACGGCAAGTAACACTGCTGGAAACACCTTTGCCAGTGGTGACGTCGTCGCCGACTTGAACGGCGTCATTGCATTAACCGTCAGCCCGGGCAATGACAACAACAACAGCAACCGCTTCACCTACCTTGGCGTCCTCGAGATCGTCCCTCAGGCGACGGTTCCCGAGCCGGCGACCGCCACGCTGCTGGCGATGGGCGGGCTGGCGATGCTCGCGCGTCGACGCAAGTAA